The genomic segment CGCGGTACTCGGCGAGGATCGCGTCCGAGGAGCGGGTCTCGGCGGCGGAATCGTCCCAGGTAATCTTCAGGGCCTCGCGGGCCTTCATCGCGGTCCAGGTGTCGCGGGCGATCACCGCCACGCCGGTCGGGATCGTGACGATGCCGACGACGCCGGGCATGCCTTGCGCGGCCTCCGCATCCACCGACTTCACCGTGGCCCCGAAGCGCGGCGGGTGGGCGACGAGCGCCGTGACCTGACCGGGGCGGCGGATGTCGAGGGGAGTAGATCGCGGTGCCGTCGGTCTTCGCCGCGGAATCGATGCGCGGCACGCGCCCGCCGATCAGCGTCCACTCGGCCGGCGTCTTGAGGCGGGGCTCCTGCGGCACCGGTTTGGCGGCGGCGGCCTCCGCGAACTCGCCGAAGCGGGCCTGCTTGCCCGACTTGTGGCTGATGACGCCCTTGGCGACGGTGATCTCGCCCGCCGGTACGCCCCACTTGTCGGCGGCGGCGGCGATCAGCATGGCGCGGGCGGCCGCACCCGCCTTGCGGAGCTGGAACCAGGAATTGGCGATCGCCGTCGAGCCGCCGGTGCCCTGGACCGGGCCCATCAGCAGGTTGGCGTAGAGCTTGGCGTCGGCCGGGGCGAAGGCGACGCGCATCTGCCCCCAATCCGCGTCGAGTTCGTCGGCGAGGATGGTGGTGAGCCCGGTCGTGTTGCCCTGGCCCATATCGAGATGCTTGATCATCACCGTGACGGTGTCGTCGGCGGCGATCCGCACGAAGGCATTGGGCTGGGCCGGGGCCTTCGACAGCGCGTCCGAGGCTTCCGCGGCGCGGGCACCCTTCAGGTCGAGGCGGAAGGCGAGCAGCATGGCACCCGCCGCCGCACCGCCGAGGAAGGCGCGCCGCGAGGGGATGGGCGCATCAGTCAGGTCTCGCTTGAGCATGCCGGGCTCCAAATCTTGATAGGCTGCGGGGCGGCTCAAGCGAGCGTGCGGGCGGCTTCGTGGATGGCGGCGCGGATGCGCTGGTAGGTGCCGCAGCGGCAGACATTGCCGTCCATGGCGCCGTCGATATCCGTGTCGCTGGGCTTCGGGTTCTCGGTGAGCAGGCCGATGGCCGACATGATCTGGCCGGACTGGCAGTAGCCGCACTGCACCACGTCGAGGCCGCGCCACGCCGCCTTGACGGCATCGGCCACCTTGCCCTCGACGCCCTCGATCGTGGTGATCTTGGCCTCGCCGACATCGCCGATGCGGGTCTGGCAGGCGCGCACGGGCTGGCCGTCCATGTGCACGGTGCAGGCGCCGCATTGGGCGATGCCGCAGCCATACTTGGTCCCGGTCATGTCGAGGCGGTCGCGGATCACCCAGAGCAGGGGCATGTCGGGGTCAGCATCGACCTCCCGGGCCACGCCGTTCAGGTTGAGGGTCAGCATGGGCGCTCTCCGAGAGGAAGCTGTCGCACGAAGCGCCCGGGCTCAGGACCGCCATCGGGCCGCGAGATGCGCTTCGGCACCGTCACTTGGTGTCGGCACCTGGAGTGTCGGCACTTGGAATCGTTCCGAGTTTGATCCTGTCCGCTCGTTCCCGATGTGCGGGAGCGCACTCCGATAAGGATGAGACGTTTCCGCCCCTGGATCTACGCAATTCGCCGGATCGTCGAAGCCGCTTCTTAACGGTTCGCACGGCACCCTGCGGGCTCTCCACCTCACCCCGTGCGCCGCTAGAACACGACCGGGCGCCCGGCGTTCCGATCCCGATTGGCGATCTCGACTGTTATGGCCGACCTCACAGCGGAGATGGTTCAGCGCGGGCGCGGGCCCTCCTCGCAAGAGGTGGCCAAGCGGCGCGGCATCGCGCGCGAAATGCGCTCGGCCCGGGAGCGGCTGACCTCCACGAGCGGCCTGGAGCGGGCCTTCGATACCGAACTCCTGCGCCTCTACGCGCAGTACCGGGTCGGGGCGGGCATCCCGCTCCTGATCCTGGCGCTGATGGTCGCGGGTGCTTCCTCGATCTGGGTGCCGGCCGTGACCGCGGCGATCTGGGCGGCCGGGGCGATCGCCGCCACCACCCTGATGCTGCTGCTGAGCCGCCGCTTCCTGCGGCAGGCGCCGGAAAGCCTGTCGCTGAAGCACTGGGGGCGCGCCTTCGTCGCCGCCGAGTTCGGCCAGAGCGCCGCCTGGGCGATGCTGCTGCTCGTGGGCGTTCCAGAGGCGCGCACCTTCGCGTTGTTCGGCCTCGTCATCGTCGCGGCGGTGACGACGATGCTCGCCGCGACGGTGCCGGTCGCCGCCCTGGCCGGCCTCGTGCCGCTGATGCTGGCGGCTTTGTCGCTGCTGATCTTTTCCAGCGACATGGACACGATGCTCCTCGTCGCGATGACGGTGGCGAGCCAGCTCTTCTTCGCCGGTCTGGCCCGTCGCCTCTACGCCTCCGCGGTCGGCACCCTGCAATCGCGCGCGGAGAAGGACGCGATCTTCGCCGAACTCGAACAGGCCAAGGCCAATTCCGACGAGGCCCGGCGGCGGGCGGAGGAGGCGAACCTCGCCAAGTCCCGCTTCCTCGCCACCATGAGCCACGAGCTGCGCACGCCGCTCAACGCCATCCTCGGCTTTTCGGAGGTGATGAAGAACGAGGTGTTCGGCGCCCACGTCGCCCCGGCCTACCGGGAATACGCCACCGACATCCACGACAGCGGGATGCACCTGCTCAATCTCATCAACGAGATCCTCGACCTCTCGCGCATCGAGGCCGGGCGCTACGACCTCACCGAGGAGGCGGTTCAGCTCGCCCATACGGTCGAGGAGTGCCGCCACATGATGACCCTGCGCGCCCGCAGCAAGGGCCAGACGTTCGCCAGCCTGATCGACGATTCCCTGCCGCGCCTCTGGGCCGACGAGCGGGCACTGCGCCAGATCGTGCTCAACCTGCTCTCGAACGCGGTGAAGTTCACACCGCCGGGCGGCGAGATCACGATCAAGGTCGGCTGGACCTCGTCGGGCGGGCAATATCTCAGCGTCAAGGATTCCGGGCCCGGCATCCCCGAGGACGAACTCGGCACGGTGATGTCGTCGTTCGGGCGCGGCTCGCTGGCGATCAAGACCGCCGAGCAGGGTTCCGGCCTCGGCCTGCCGATCGTGAAGGGTCTGATCGACCTCCATGGCGGCGGCTTCCAGCTCAAGTCGAAGCCGCGCGAGGGCACCGAGGTGATCGTCACCTTCCCCGCGAGCCGCGGCATGGACACCCTGCCCGCGATGACGCTCGCTGCCGAGAAGGCCCCGGCCGAGGCGGCGTCCGCCCGGCGTGCGCGGGCGGCCTGACGGAGGTCAGTCCGCGCTCTTGCCCGAGACCCCCGCCTGCTCGAACGTCGCCATGTCGCGGTGGCAGGCGAGCGCGCCCTTCAGCAGGCCGAGCGCCAGGGCCGCGCCGGAGGCTTCGCCGAGGCGCATATCGAGCGACAGGACGGGCTTGAGGCCGAGCCGTTCCAGCACCTCGCCATGCGCGCCCTCGGCTGAAAGATGCCCGGCGATGCAGTGGTCGAGGGCGTGAGGGTCGGCGGCGTGCAGAATGGCCGCCGCGGCGGTCGCGACATAGCCGTCGAGCACCACCGGCACCCTTTGCAGCCGCGCGGCGAGGATGGCCCCGGCCATCGCCGCGATCTCCCGGCCGCCGAGGCGCGCCAGGATCGTCAGCGGGTCGCCGAGATGATCCTTGTGGGTGTCGAGCGCCAGCCGCACGGCCTCAGCCTTGCGGGCGAGGCCGGCCGCATCGAGGCCGGTGCCGCGCCCGACCCAGTGCTCGGCCTCGCCGCCGTAGAGCGCGGCGTAGATCGCCGCCGCGACCGTGGTGTTGCCGATGCCCATCTCGCCGACCCCGAGGCAATCGGTGCCCGCCGCCACCGCTTCCATGCCGAAGGCCATGGTGGCCACGCACCCTTTCTCGTCGAGGGCGGGGCCGGAGCAGATGTCGCCGGTCGGCAGATCTACCGCGAGGTCGAACACCCGGAAGCCGAGGCCGTAGGCGGCGCAGAGCTGGTTGATCGCCGCCCCCCCGGCGGCAAAGTTGTCCAGCATCTGCCGGTTGACCGCGGCCGGGAAGGCCGAGACGCCGCGCTCCACCACGCCGTGGCTGCCGGCGAACACGCAGACCATCGGCCGGTCGAGCGTGGGCTTGGCCTTGCCCTGCCAAGCGCCGAGCCATTCCACGAGACCTTCGAGCCGCCCGAGCGCGCCCGGCGGCTTGGTGAGGCTGGCATCCCGCGCCCGGATCGCGGCGACCGCGTCCCCGTCGGGGCCGGGCATCTCCGTGAGCAGGCGGCGGATGTCGGCGAAGGGCGAGGTGTCGGGGGTCGGGCTGGAGGTCATCGGCAGGGCTCGTGCGCGTCGGATGCGGGAAAAACGAAGGAGGTCGCCCGATCGGTGCGGGAATTGCCACCGGATAGCCAGCGGCGCCGCGTAGCAGGCAGCCGGCTCCCGGCGCTATAGAAGCGGACGGGCCCGCGGTACAGGCGGCCGAAGGGAAGGGCAGCGGAATGATCGAGCGCAGTGGCCGCGATCTCGGACCGCCCTTTCCCGGGGCGGAGCTGGTCTACGATCTCGCCGCCTGCCTTCGCTTCTTTACCCGCCTGCCGGTTCCGCCGCTGCCCGACGAGCCGGCGCCCTACGCCGCGCCGGATTTTCGCACCGTGCCGCGGATGCTGCCGCTGGCGGGGCTGCTGATCGCCGTGCCCGCCGCCCTGGTGCTGGTGCTGGCCTGGGAGATTCGGCTCGGGCCGTTCGTCGCCGCGGCACTCGCCCTGGTGGCGCTTGCGCTCATCACCGGCGCCATGCACGAGGACGGCTTGGCCGACGTCGCCGACGGGTTCGGCGGCGGACAGAGCCGCGAGCGCAGTCTCGAGATCATGCGCGACAGCCGCATCGGCGCCTATGGCGGCACCGCCCTGTTCCTCGGGCTGGCGCTGCGGGCGGCGATGCTCGCCACCCTGCTCGACCGCTCCGGCGGGCTCGCCGCCGTGTCGCTGCTGTTCGCCGCGGCTCTGTCGCGGACGGTGGCGCTGCTCCCGCTCGCGATCCTCGACCCCGCCCGTCCCGGCGGCGCGGGTGCCGCCGTCGGCCGGCCGACCCGGGCGACGCTGGCGATCGCGGGATCGATCTGCCTGATCCTTGCCGGGATCGCCGCCGTCCTCGGCCTGCCGCCGCTGGGTCTCGGCCTCGCGCTGATCCTGGCGCCGCTCGCGGCCTTCGGCCTGAGCGCGCTCGCCGAGCGGAAGATCGGCGGTCAGACCGGCGACGTGGTCGGAGCCTGCCAGCAGGTCGGCGAGATCGCGGTGCTGCTGGCCCTGGTGGCGGCGACGGCGTAGGCGAGGTCCGCGTGATGCTGGAGATCCTCCGCCGACTCTTCCAGAGCCGGAGGGTGAAGGCGCAGAGCCAAGCCCCGTCCGACTCGCCCCTGGAGGCGATCGACCGCGCCGACACCGCCGAGCGGATCGAGATCCTGGCCCGCGGCGGCTTCGAGACCGAAGCCTCGACGCTCGAGACGATCCTGGACGAGTACCCGAACCTCGACGAGATCGATCCCGAGGATCGCCGCTGGGTCGAGGCGGAGGTGGCGCGCGCCTTCGCACGCAAGCGGGCCGACGAGGCGACGTGGCCGCTGGAAACGGATTTCGACCGCCTCGCCATCGCCTTCGATGCGCTCGACGCGAGCGGGATCATCGCGCTGCACGATGCCGGCTACACCCGCTCGGACGGCATCTCGGATGCGGCCGAAATCGATCACCAGCGCCGGGAGCGCGGGCGCGCCTCGCGGGGGTTCGTCTTCTACCACGGGCAGGATGTCGAAGCGGTCGTCTGCGACCGGGGGCTCTACCTCGCCTTCGGCGCGTTCGACGACCGCGACGCGACCATGGCCGCCGTCGCCGCCGAGATCGTGGCGGCCGTGGAGGCGCAAGGGTTGCGGACGCATTGGGAGGGGGATGTGGGGACGCGCATCCTCGTCCACCCGATCCACTGGTTGAAGCGCAGCCCGTCCGACGATCCTCGGGCGGCATAAGGTTTCCCCCGGGCAATCGCTTGAAGCGATCGCCCTGTTTTTCGCCCGGCCTCAAGCGCCGGCGGCCGCCTCCGCGGCCTCAGGCTTTCACTCCGCTCGATGCTTTCCGGGGCTACGCCCCGAAAAGCCCGCTCCGCGCGGCGCTCTTCGCGCCGCGAAGCCGCCCAAACGGCTTCGAGCGATTGCCCCGTAAGGTTTCCGATGAGACCTTGATTCACGGCCCCGCTCCGTCCCATTTGCACGGGCGATGCTGGCGACCCCTTCGAAGAAACCCTCCTCACCCTGCACCAAGCTTTGCGTGCTCGATGCCGTGACGGGCCTGTGCGAGGGCTGCGGGCGCACGCGCGACGAGATCGGTCTGTGGGGCTCGCTCTCCGAGGCGCAGCGGCTGGCCGTCATGGCCGCGCTGCCCGAGCGACTGCGCCGGGCCTATCCCGGCCGGGAGGCATGCGCGCCATGATGTGGGCCGCGCTCGCCGTTCTCGGGATCGGCCTCGCCGTCCTGATCGCCAACCATGACGGCGGCCCGGTGATGGGGCTCGATGCTGATCAACTCGCCGGCGTCGTGTCGATGACCGCGCTGTTGCTGCTGCTCGTCGCCGGCCGCTGGCGGCAGGCGCTCGTCATGCCGGGCAAGACCCTGGCTTCGATCCTGATCTGGCTCGCCATCGGCGCGGTGATCGTCGTCGGCTACACCTATCGCGACGACGCGCAGCGGGTCGGCGCCAATGTCGTCGGGGCCCTGCGCCCCGGCACCGCGGTCGTCGGCCCCGGCGGCGAGGTGACGATCACCCGCCGCTCCGACGGCGATTTCGCCGTGCTGGCGGCGGTGAATGGCGGCGCCGAGCAGCGCTTCGTCTTCGACACGGGCGCGAGCAGCGTCGTGCTCACCGCCGAGACCGCCGAGCGCCTCGGCATCCGTCCGCCGGAGAGCGCGTTCACGCAACGCGTCTCCACCGCCAACGGCACCGCACTCACGGCACCGATCCGGCTCGACTCGATCACGGTGGGGCCGATCACCGAGCGCAACGTCAACGCGATGGTGAGCCGGCCCGGCGTGCTGACCACCAACCTGCTCGGCCAGAGCTTCCTCGACCGGTTGCCCTCCTACGAGGTGCGCGGCGACCGGCTGATCCTGCGCAGCCGCTGACGGGCGTTAGCGCCGCCCGCCACCTCCGATGCCGCCCGGGACGTTTTCAGGCTCCGCGGTCGAGGTGCCCCGTCCGAGCACCATCAGGCGGCCTCTGGCCACGGCCTCGACGGGGCCGACGACCTCGCTCGTCACCGCGATGGCAAGAGTGAACCACGTCCACGGACAAATCGTTTGAACGGCTCAGCCTTCCCGGCGCGGGTAACGATCCGCGCCGGTGCAAAGCTGTGAGGGGAGCGTTTCGAACGGAGTTTTCCGACCTTGGCTATACTTCCTAACCGCGCCGCCCGGCGTCTTCCCTTCGTTGCCGGACTCTCGGCCGCCCTGCTCGGCCTCGCACCGCTCGCCGTCTCGGCTCAGTCCGTGGTCACGCCGGACGTCGAGGCACCCTCCGTCGAGGCGCCGACCGCGCCGGATCTCGGCAACGGGCTTCCCCAGGGCGCCTTGGTTTTTCACGGTAATTATTGCGGCCCAGGCAGCCGCGGCGCCGGCCTTCCCCCGATCGATGCCCTCGACCGGGCCTGCATGCACCACGATACCTGCTCGCCGCCGGTGGGCCAGGGGCTGCCGACCTGCTCCTGCAACGACCAGCTGGCGCGCGAGGCCAGGCAAGTGGCCCGGACGCCGCGGATCGACGACGAATTGCGGACAGCGGCGCAATTCGTCGCCGTCGGCGCGAAGGCGCTGGCCTGCGAACCCTAAAATCTAACCCCTGACACGGCATCGGCCCGGAGCGCTCGTTCCGGGCCGATGTCATTTTGCGCGATGCAGGTCTCGTTCAAAGCGCGGCGGGCCGCGACTCGTCCGGCTTGCAGCGGGCGTCTGCGCGACCTCACGCCGGGTGGGGCGCCCTAGGCCTCGGGCGGCTCCATGGGAATTCCCAGCGCGTCGAGGCCTTCTTCGAGGAGCGGCGCCGCATCCGGCGTGCCGAGCAACTCGCGGATCACCGTATCGCCCGCCGCCTCACGCTCCTTGGCGAAGTTGACCGCCGTGCGCCATTCCGCCGCCTCGTAATCGCCGCGACCGATATAGAGCAGGGCCCCGAGATCGGCGCGCTCGTCCTCGTTGAGCCCGGCGATCATGCTGCGGATCTCCTGCTCGGTGGCGTCGTCGGTGCCGCCGACCAGCATGTCGATCGAGCCGTCATCGGTCGGGTTGGAGCCCGAATCCGGATCGGTCGCGCCTTCCTTCACCTCGACCGCCCGCAGCCGCAGGATGATCTCGGTGATCTTGTCGAGGGCAATGTCCATACGTGGCTCCAGCATCGACGGCCCACGATACGCGGCGCGTCGGGTTCGAACGGAACGCGCCGTGTCCGCCGCGATCGCCCGGGCCGGCCGGTGACGTCGGGCTGCGACAGGGCGCAGAGCCTCGACAACCCATGGCGTGGCCGTTGGTTCGGCTGGGCCGGAGCAGCATGCGGAATCGGAAGAGGAAAGGGGGTGGAAGCGGCGGGCGCGGTAGCCCGGACAGCCTCAGGCCCGCGGCGGGTATCCGCCCGGCTCGGCCTCCGCGGTCCGCGCCGGCCGTTCCTCCTCCCGCCGGTGCCACATCAGCAGCAGGGCGGAGATCACGAGCCAGGGACCGGCGATCCCGATGAAGAAGGACATGAGCGCATCTCCCCGCGGCGGCGTCTGCTGTTTCGAGAAAATCCGTTCCGCGTAACAGAGGATGATAGGGGCTGCCGACCGGTCCGCAAGCGGCGCGTCAGGCGAACAATTCGGGGTGGCGCAGGCGGAGCGAGAGCAGGAGCACCAGCGTCTTCATATCGACGATCTCGCCGGCCTCGCTCATGGCGGCGAGGGTGGAGAGCGGCATCTCGACCAGGGTGATCGCCTCGTGCTCCTCGGCCAAGCCGCCGCCCGGCCCTTCCCGGTCGCTCTCCGCGTAGGGGGGCGAGGTAGAGGTGCATCCGCTCGGTGGAGATCCCCGGCAGGCTCCACACCGTGGAGACGGGCTCGAGATGCGACAGCCGCAGGCCGGTCTCCTCGAAGGCCTCCCGGCGCACGCCCTCGTCCGGGTCGGCCTCGTCGAGCAGGCCGGCGGGCACTTCC from the Methylorubrum extorquens genome contains:
- a CDS encoding protein of unknown function (Evidence 5 : Unknown function); the encoded protein is MLKRDLTDAPIPSRRAFLGGAAAGAMLLAFRLDLKGARAAEASDALSKAPAQPNAFVRIAADDTVTVMIKHLDMGQGNTTGLTTILADELDADWGQMRVAFAPADAKLYANLLMGPVQGTGGSTAIANSWFQLRKAGAAARAMLIAAAADKWGVPAGEITVAKGVISHKSGKQARFGEFAEAAAAKPVPQEPRLKTPAEWTLIGGRVPRIDSAAKTDGTAIYSPRHPPPRSGHGARRPPAALRGHGEVGGCGGRARHARRRRHRHDPDRRGGDRPRHLDRDEGPRGPEDYLGRFRRRDPLLGRDPRRVPRDGQDLRSRRLAGGRRRWRHQGLGQSAGGGILLPPTWPMPRWSP
- the iorA gene encoding isoquinoline 1-oxidoreductase, alpha subunit (Evidence 2b : Function from indirect experimental evidences (e.g. phenotypes); PubMedId : 9238099, 7782304, 8157655; Product type e : enzyme), encoding MLTLNLNGVAREVDADPDMPLLWVIRDRLDMTGTKYGCGIAQCGACTVHMDGQPVRACQTRIGDVGEAKITTIEGVEGKVADAVKAAWRGLDVVQCGYCQSGQIMSAIGLLTENPKPSDTDIDGAMDGNVCRCGTYQRIRAAIHEAARTLA
- a CDS encoding putative integral membrane sensor signal transduction histidine kinase (Evidence 3 : Putative function from multiple computational evidences; Product type r : regulator), with product MADLTAEMVQRGRGPSSQEVAKRRGIAREMRSARERLTSTSGLERAFDTELLRLYAQYRVGAGIPLLILALMVAGASSIWVPAVTAAIWAAGAIAATTLMLLLSRRFLRQAPESLSLKHWGRAFVAAEFGQSAAWAMLLLVGVPEARTFALFGLVIVAAVTTMLAATVPVAALAGLVPLMLAALSLLIFSSDMDTMLLVAMTVASQLFFAGLARRLYASAVGTLQSRAEKDAIFAELEQAKANSDEARRRAEEANLAKSRFLATMSHELRTPLNAILGFSEVMKNEVFGAHVAPAYREYATDIHDSGMHLLNLINEILDLSRIEAGRYDLTEEAVQLAHTVEECRHMMTLRARSKGQTFASLIDDSLPRLWADERALRQIVLNLLSNAVKFTPPGGEITIKVGWTSSGGQYLSVKDSGPGIPEDELGTVMSSFGRGSLAIKTAEQGSGLGLPIVKGLIDLHGGGFQLKSKPREGTEVIVTFPASRGMDTLPAMTLAAEKAPAEAASARRARAA
- the cobU gene encoding Nicotinate-nucleotide--dimethylbenzimidazole phosphoribosyltransferase (NN:DBI PRT) (N(1)-alpha-phosphoribosyltransferase) (Evidence 2a : Function from experimental evidences in other organisms; PubMedId : 1917841; Product type e : enzyme) — translated: MTSSPTPDTSPFADIRRLLTEMPGPDGDAVAAIRARDASLTKPPGALGRLEGLVEWLGAWQGKAKPTLDRPMVCVFAGSHGVVERGVSAFPAAVNRQMLDNFAAGGAAINQLCAAYGLGFRVFDLAVDLPTGDICSGPALDEKGCVATMAFGMEAVAAGTDCLGVGEMGIGNTTVAAAIYAALYGGEAEHWVGRGTGLDAAGLARKAEAVRLALDTHKDHLGDPLTILARLGGREIAAMAGAILAARLQRVPVVLDGYVATAAAAILHAADPHALDHCIAGHLSAEGAHGEVLERLGLKPVLSLDMRLGEASGAALALGLLKGALACHRDMATFEQAGVSGKSAD
- the cobV gene encoding Cobalamin synthase (Evidence 2b : Function from indirect experimental evidences (e.g. phenotypes); Product type e : enzyme); translation: MIERSGRDLGPPFPGAELVYDLAACLRFFTRLPVPPLPDEPAPYAAPDFRTVPRMLPLAGLLIAVPAALVLVLAWEIRLGPFVAAALALVALALITGAMHEDGLADVADGFGGGQSRERSLEIMRDSRIGAYGGTALFLGLALRAAMLATLLDRSGGLAAVSLLFAAALSRTVALLPLAILDPARPGGAGAAVGRPTRATLAIAGSICLILAGIAAVLGLPPLGLGLALILAPLAAFGLSALAERKIGGQTGDVVGACQQVGEIAVLLALVAATA
- a CDS encoding protein of unknown function (Evidence 5 : Unknown function), which produces MLEILRRLFQSRRVKAQSQAPSDSPLEAIDRADTAERIEILARGGFETEASTLETILDEYPNLDEIDPEDRRWVEAEVARAFARKRADEATWPLETDFDRLAIAFDALDASGIIALHDAGYTRSDGISDAAEIDHQRRERGRASRGFVFYHGQDVEAVVCDRGLYLAFGAFDDRDATMAAVAAEIVAAVEAQGLRTHWEGDVGTRILVHPIHWLKRSPSDDPRAA
- a CDS encoding conserved protein of unknown function; putative Fe-S protein (Evidence 4 : Unknown function but conserved in other organisms), with product MLATPSKKPSSPCTKLCVLDAVTGLCEGCGRTRDEIGLWGSLSEAQRLAVMAALPERLRRAYPGREACAP
- a CDS encoding conserved protein of unknown function; putative membrane protein precursor (Evidence 4 : Unknown function but conserved in other organisms), producing the protein MMWAALAVLGIGLAVLIANHDGGPVMGLDADQLAGVVSMTALLLLLVAGRWRQALVMPGKTLASILIWLAIGAVIVVGYTYRDDAQRVGANVVGALRPGTAVVGPGGEVTITRRSDGDFAVLAAVNGGAEQRFVFDTGASSVVLTAETAERLGIRPPESAFTQRVSTANGTALTAPIRLDSITVGPITERNVNAMVSRPGVLTTNLLGQSFLDRLPSYEVRGDRLILRSR
- a CDS encoding protein of unknown function; putative exported protein; putative phospholipase A2 domain (Evidence 5 : Unknown function) codes for the protein MAILPNRAARRLPFVAGLSAALLGLAPLAVSAQSVVTPDVEAPSVEAPTAPDLGNGLPQGALVFHGNYCGPGSRGAGLPPIDALDRACMHHDTCSPPVGQGLPTCSCNDQLAREARQVARTPRIDDELRTAAQFVAVGAKALACEP
- a CDS encoding conserved protein of unknown function (Evidence 4 : Unknown function but conserved in other organisms), whose amino-acid sequence is MDIALDKITEIILRLRAVEVKEGATDPDSGSNPTDDGSIDMLVGGTDDATEQEIRSMIAGLNEDERADLGALLYIGRGDYEAAEWRTAVNFAKEREAAGDTVIRELLGTPDAAPLLEEGLDALGIPMEPPEA
- a CDS encoding conserved protein of unknown function (Evidence 4 : Unknown function but conserved in other organisms) codes for the protein MSFFIGIAGPWLVISALLLMWHRREEERPARTAEAEPGGYPPRA